In Equus quagga isolate Etosha38 chromosome 14, UCLA_HA_Equagga_1.0, whole genome shotgun sequence, one DNA window encodes the following:
- the ACP5 gene encoding tartrate-resistant acid phosphatase type 5 has translation MDTWMVLLFLQASLVLSLANRATPVLRFVAVGDWGGVPNAPFYTARETATAKEIAKTVQILGTDFILSLGDNFYFNGVQNANDKRFQETFEDVFSASSLRNVPWYVLAGNHDHLGNVSAQIAYSSISKRWNFPSPFYRLRFKVPRSNVSVAIFMLDTVTLCGNSNDFTSQQPERPRDLALARTQLSWLKKQLAAAKEDYVLVAGHYPIWSIAEHGPTHCLVKQLLPLLAMHKVTAYLCGHDHNLQYLQDENGIGFVLSGAGNFMDPSTKHARKVPNGYLRFHHGTNTSMGGFAYVEISPKEMTVTYIEASGKSLFKTRLPRRARHAHPRRLHPAA, from the exons ATGGACACATGGATGGTGCTGCTCTTCCTACAAGCCTCGCTGGTGCTCTCCCTGGCCAACAGGGCCACCCCCGTCCTGCGCTTTGTGGCCGTGGGTGACTGGGGCGGAGTCCCCAATGCCCCGTTCTACACAGCCCGGGAAACGGCCACCGCCAAGGAGATTGCCAAGACCgtgcagatcctgggcacagactttaTCCTCTCTCTGGGGGACAATTTCTACTTCAATGGCGTGCAGAATGCCAATGACAAGCGGTTCCAG GAGACATTCGAGGATGTGTTCTCTGCCTCGTCCCTCCGCAACGTGCCCTGGTACGTGCTGGCTGGCAACCACGACCACCTGGGAAACGTCTCAGCCCAGATCGCCTACTCCAGCATCTCAAAACGCTG GAACTTCCCCAGCCCTTTCTACCGCCTGCGCTTCAAGGTCCCACGGTCCAACGTGTCCGTGGCCATCTTCATGCTGGACACAGTGACGCTGTGCGGCAACTCGAACGACTTCACCAGCCAGCAGCCCGAGAGGCCCCGAGACCTGGCACTGGCCCGCACGCAGCTGTCCTGGCTCAAGAAGCAGCTGGCCGCGGCCAAGGAGGACTACGTGCTGGTGGCTGGCCACTACCCAATATGGTCCATCGCGGAGCACGGGCCCACCCACTGCCTCGTCAagcagctgctgccactgctggccATGCACAAGGTCACCGCCTACCTGTGTGGCCACGACCACAACCTGCAG TACCTTCAAGACGAGAACGGCATAGGCTTTGTGCTAAGCGGCGCTGGGAACTTCATGGACCCCTCGACGAAGCACGCACGCAAGGTCCCCAATGGCTACCTGCGCTTCCACCACGGGACCAACACCTCCATGGGTGGCTTTGCCTACGTGGAGATCAGCCCCAAAGAGATGACCGTCACTTACATCGAAGCTTCGGGCAAGTCCCTGTTCAAGACCAGGCTGCCCAGGAGAGCAAGGCATGCACACCCACGAAGGCTCCATCCTGCAGCCTGA